One stretch of Cellulomonas wangsupingiae DNA includes these proteins:
- a CDS encoding carbohydrate ABC transporter permease: MSAPTATTTPAPSAEHGTGVPGGRRKYPLPRAMFVTIQSIFLVVIGLIVLVPLVVIFVGTFQDGGEIMRSGLRLDVDISSFRFDNYVMIFTDSGLYFRWFANSVGLTLVQVAGTLLVSSFVAYGFAMYDFKGKTAAFISVLLLMTVPFEIMMLPLYVMVNDLGLADSYSVIVIPFLAASVTIFFFRQYFMGIPKELLEAGRVDGVTEFGIFFRVVLPISRPALAAMAILNGMVTWNNFLWPLLVLRSAEKFTLPIGLNTLLTPYGNNYDLLIIGSFFSLLPVLVLFLCFQRFFVAGMTAGALKG, encoded by the coding sequence ATGAGCGCGCCCACCGCCACGACCACGCCCGCCCCCTCGGCGGAGCACGGGACGGGCGTCCCCGGGGGCCGTCGCAAGTACCCGCTGCCCCGGGCGATGTTCGTGACGATCCAGAGCATCTTCCTCGTCGTCATCGGGCTCATCGTCCTGGTGCCGCTCGTCGTGATCTTCGTGGGCACGTTCCAGGACGGCGGCGAGATCATGCGCAGCGGGCTGCGGCTCGACGTCGACATCTCGTCGTTCCGGTTCGACAACTACGTCATGATCTTCACCGACTCGGGCCTGTACTTCCGGTGGTTCGCCAACTCGGTGGGCCTCACGCTCGTCCAGGTGGCCGGCACGCTCCTGGTCAGCTCGTTCGTCGCCTACGGCTTCGCGATGTACGACTTCAAGGGGAAGACCGCCGCGTTCATCTCGGTGCTGCTCCTCATGACCGTGCCGTTCGAGATCATGATGCTGCCGCTGTACGTCATGGTGAACGACCTCGGGCTCGCGGACTCGTACAGCGTCATCGTCATCCCGTTCCTCGCGGCGTCCGTGACGATCTTCTTCTTCCGGCAGTACTTCATGGGGATCCCCAAGGAGCTGCTCGAGGCCGGCCGCGTCGACGGCGTCACCGAGTTCGGCATCTTCTTCCGGGTCGTCCTGCCCATCTCGCGGCCCGCGCTGGCCGCCATGGCGATCCTCAACGGCATGGTCACGTGGAACAACTTCCTGTGGCCCCTGCTGGTGCTGCGCTCGGCGGAGAAGTTCACGCTGCCGATCGGCCTGAACACCCTGCTGACGCCGTACGGGAACAACTACGACCTGCTGATCATCGGGTCCTTCTTCTCCCTCCTTCCCGTCCTCGTGCTCTTCCTCTGCTTCCAGCGATTCTTCGTCGCCGGGATGACGGCGGGGGCGCTCAAGGGCTGA
- a CDS encoding response regulator transcription factor: MRIVIAEDSVLLLDGLTRLLTAEGHAVTGYRTADELVAVLGDPAADLPDVVVTDVRMPPTHTDEGLRAAVHLRGLHPRLPVLVLSQYVEQRYARELFAADARGLGYVLKDRVADVDDFLAALDRVAGGGTALDPEVVAQVLARSRRTLSDVLSPREREVMALMAEGRSNAAIAERLVVGLPAVEKHVTSILTKLDLPPDADDHRRVLAVLRWLEDGPTNGARP; encoded by the coding sequence GTGCGTATCGTGATCGCCGAGGACTCCGTCCTCCTGCTCGACGGGCTGACCCGTCTGCTCACCGCCGAGGGGCACGCCGTCACCGGCTACCGCACCGCGGACGAGCTCGTCGCCGTCCTGGGCGACCCTGCCGCCGACCTGCCCGACGTGGTCGTCACCGACGTCCGCATGCCCCCGACGCACACCGACGAGGGTCTGCGCGCCGCCGTGCACCTGCGCGGCCTGCACCCCCGCCTGCCCGTGCTCGTGCTCTCGCAGTACGTCGAGCAGCGCTACGCCCGTGAGCTGTTCGCCGCCGACGCGCGCGGGCTGGGGTACGTCCTGAAGGACCGCGTGGCCGACGTCGACGACTTCCTCGCGGCGCTGGACCGCGTCGCCGGCGGCGGGACGGCGCTCGACCCCGAGGTCGTCGCCCAGGTCCTGGCCCGCTCCCGGCGCACGCTGTCCGACGTGCTGTCGCCGCGCGAGCGTGAGGTCATGGCGCTCATGGCCGAGGGCCGGTCCAATGCGGCGATCGCCGAGCGGCTCGTGGTCGGGCTGCCTGCCGTCGAGAAGCACGTGACCTCCATCCTCACCAAGCTCGACCTGCCGCCCGACGCCGACGACCACCGCCGCGTCCTGGCGGTGCTGCGCTGGCTCGAGGACGGCCCGACGAACGGAGCACGACCGTGA
- a CDS encoding sensor histidine kinase, whose protein sequence is MTTAIEATTAPPLPDEVPLADDVRVVAPMLAGGRALALAPVSGATWAGAGQIVLAAAASLAASVLLVTGVALGVGLAVLVVGVPLLVLTLVLARGYGTGERARLRAQLGVVVPPPAPGPAAPYHPRSWWPWLRDARSWAAVAHALVTCVLAWVAGSVALGLASFALVVPAAPFAGRVNAWHLALLVPGALVALWLAALVVQLTNLAQVRLTRTLLGGRSRAEAERAARAAEQRADVAEGRAEHLRETRTAAVVAADEERRRIERDLHDGAQQRLVALGVELGVARRAAAQDPAAAVAAIDAAHGEVKEVLAELRDLVRGVHPAVLTDRGLDAALSALAARCPVPVDVDAQGVGDGVGSQAQAAAYFVVAEALTNLAKHATATRATVRASVHGDRLRVEVADDGAGGAHAAPGGGLDGLRRRVEALDGTFDLVSPAGRGTVLTVEVPCVS, encoded by the coding sequence ATGACCACAGCCATCGAGGCCACCACGGCGCCTCCGCTCCCGGACGAGGTCCCGCTCGCCGACGACGTGCGCGTCGTCGCACCGATGCTCGCCGGCGGTCGCGCGCTCGCGCTGGCACCCGTCTCGGGCGCCACCTGGGCCGGCGCCGGGCAGATCGTCCTGGCGGCGGCCGCGAGCCTCGCGGCGTCCGTCCTGCTCGTCACCGGGGTGGCGCTCGGCGTCGGGCTGGCGGTGCTCGTCGTCGGCGTGCCGCTCCTCGTCCTGACGCTGGTCCTGGCCCGCGGGTACGGCACGGGTGAGCGTGCGCGGCTGCGGGCCCAGCTCGGCGTCGTCGTGCCGCCGCCCGCGCCCGGGCCTGCGGCCCCGTACCACCCGCGGTCCTGGTGGCCGTGGCTGCGTGACGCCCGCTCGTGGGCGGCCGTCGCGCACGCGCTGGTCACGTGCGTCCTGGCCTGGGTGGCCGGGTCCGTCGCCCTGGGCCTCGCGTCGTTCGCGCTCGTCGTGCCCGCGGCGCCGTTCGCCGGGCGCGTCAACGCGTGGCACCTCGCGCTGCTCGTCCCCGGGGCCCTGGTGGCGCTGTGGCTGGCGGCGCTCGTCGTGCAGCTCACCAACCTCGCGCAGGTCCGGCTGACCCGCACGCTGCTGGGAGGTCGCTCGCGCGCCGAGGCCGAGCGCGCCGCGCGGGCCGCCGAGCAGCGGGCCGACGTCGCCGAGGGCCGCGCCGAGCACCTGCGCGAGACCCGCACGGCCGCCGTCGTGGCCGCCGACGAGGAGCGCCGCCGCATCGAGCGCGACCTCCACGACGGTGCGCAGCAGCGCCTCGTCGCGCTCGGGGTCGAGCTGGGTGTCGCACGCCGGGCCGCCGCGCAGGACCCCGCCGCGGCCGTCGCCGCGATCGACGCGGCGCACGGCGAGGTCAAGGAGGTGCTGGCCGAGCTCCGCGACCTCGTGCGGGGCGTGCACCCCGCCGTGCTGACCGACCGCGGCCTCGATGCCGCGCTCTCGGCGCTCGCGGCCCGCTGCCCGGTCCCCGTCGACGTCGACGCCCAGGGCGTCGGTGACGGCGTCGGGTCGCAGGCGCAGGCCGCCGCGTACTTCGTCGTCGCCGAGGCGCTGACCAACCTCGCCAAGCACGCCACCGCGACGCGGGCCACCGTGCGCGCGTCCGTGCACGGCGACCGGCTGCGGGTCGAGGTCGCCGACGACGGCGCCGGCGGCGCGCACGCGGCGCCCGGCGGCGGCCTGGACGGGCTGCGCCGCCGCGTCGAGGCCCTCGACGGCACGTTCGACCTCGTCAGCCCTGCCGGCCGGGGCACCGTGCTCACCGTGGAGGTGCCGTGCGTATCGTGA
- a CDS encoding carbohydrate ABC transporter permease: protein MAQLQERPASPGTPLGHRLKGLLYSQRLAPYFFIAPFVITLLAFWAVPLVRTFVMSTQSVMFGEAAFVGTDNFERLWHDRIFWQAMYNSARYMVLTLVILIPVPLLLAVVINARLGSDRLKNLFKASMFIPALTSVVVAGIIFRLMFAETSTGLVNQVIAWFGADPVRWLRTDLGGLVALLALATWRYTGVNILYFLSGLQSIPDELYEAASIDGAGKLRQFFSITLPNIKPTMVYVTTISIYGGLAMFLESFMLYAGNSSPNNQGLTVVGYLYRRGIEENDLGYASAVGVVLLVVIMAINLTYLTLTGTFKKESR from the coding sequence GTGGCACAGCTGCAGGAACGACCGGCGTCACCGGGCACGCCGCTCGGGCACCGGCTCAAGGGGCTGCTGTACTCGCAGCGCCTGGCCCCGTACTTCTTCATCGCCCCGTTCGTCATCACGCTGCTGGCGTTCTGGGCGGTGCCGCTCGTGCGGACGTTCGTCATGAGCACGCAGAGCGTGATGTTCGGCGAGGCCGCGTTCGTCGGCACCGACAACTTCGAGCGGCTGTGGCACGACCGGATCTTCTGGCAGGCCATGTACAACAGCGCCCGCTACATGGTGCTGACGCTCGTCATCCTCATCCCCGTCCCGCTGCTGCTCGCGGTCGTGATCAACGCCCGGCTCGGGTCGGACCGCCTGAAGAACCTCTTCAAGGCGTCGATGTTCATCCCCGCGCTGACGTCCGTCGTCGTCGCCGGCATCATCTTCCGGCTCATGTTCGCCGAGACGAGCACGGGCCTGGTCAACCAGGTCATCGCGTGGTTCGGCGCGGACCCCGTGCGGTGGCTGCGCACCGACCTCGGCGGCCTCGTCGCGCTGCTGGCACTGGCCACCTGGCGGTACACCGGCGTCAACATCCTGTACTTCCTGTCCGGCCTGCAGTCGATCCCCGACGAGCTCTACGAGGCGGCGTCGATCGACGGCGCCGGCAAGCTCCGGCAGTTCTTCTCCATCACCCTGCCGAACATCAAGCCGACGATGGTCTACGTCACGACCATCAGCATCTACGGCGGCCTGGCGATGTTCCTCGAGAGCTTCATGCTCTACGCCGGCAACAGCTCCCCGAACAACCAGGGCCTGACGGTCGTCGGCTACCTGTACCGCCGCGGCATCGAGGAGAACGACCTCGGCTACGCGTCCGCCGTGGGGGTGGTCCTGCTCGTCGTGATCATGGCGATCAACCTCACCTACCTCACCCTCACCGGCACGTTCAAGAAGGAGTCCCGATGA
- a CDS encoding ABC transporter substrate-binding protein yields MAGPRRYSALVAAGLAGALMLSACSGSSDEPAAAPADGEATKLDMWVFAELHADYYEQMADEWNEKNPDRPVDLDVTVYPYQDMHNKLQLAVNADSGLPDVVDIEVNKFANFVSEDGRTPLMDLSEAAKPYQDDIVQARLDLYTRAEKMLGFPMHVGAFVTFYNAALLEEAGIDYTTIETWDDFSEAGAKYNAATGKAFGIASTTVNFVEPLIVAQLGGNFFDENGDVDVANPDVVKAFEMQKAMLDAGAISTIPGGSPDDEQAFGVINSGDYAAVVYPAWYTSRFVDYMPDLAGDIAIAPAPVVEGSDVATIGGGGTGTAVIESSPKKDFAAEWLAFAKLSPEANVAVWEVLGFDPVNMSVWEDEAVTKDPENKFNKYFRTNLFDVLNEVKDGIGHFDGFANPNLPTLNNLFTTTTLTEVYENGVAPSQALEQAQKDLQNQIGQ; encoded by the coding sequence ATGGCAGGACCACGCAGGTACTCGGCGCTCGTCGCGGCCGGCCTGGCCGGGGCGCTCATGCTCTCGGCGTGCAGCGGCAGCTCGGACGAGCCCGCCGCGGCCCCCGCCGACGGCGAGGCCACCAAGCTCGACATGTGGGTGTTCGCCGAGCTGCACGCGGACTACTACGAGCAGATGGCCGACGAGTGGAACGAGAAGAACCCCGACCGGCCCGTCGACCTCGACGTGACCGTCTACCCGTACCAGGACATGCACAACAAGCTGCAGCTCGCGGTCAACGCGGACTCCGGCCTGCCGGACGTCGTCGACATCGAGGTCAACAAGTTCGCCAACTTCGTGTCGGAGGACGGCCGCACCCCGCTCATGGACCTGTCCGAGGCCGCCAAGCCCTACCAGGACGACATCGTCCAGGCGCGGCTGGACCTCTACACCCGCGCCGAGAAGATGCTCGGCTTCCCGATGCACGTCGGGGCGTTCGTGACGTTCTACAACGCGGCGCTCCTCGAGGAGGCCGGGATCGACTACACGACCATCGAGACGTGGGACGACTTCTCGGAGGCCGGGGCGAAGTACAACGCGGCGACCGGCAAGGCGTTCGGCATCGCCAGCACGACCGTCAACTTCGTCGAGCCGCTCATCGTCGCGCAGCTCGGGGGCAACTTCTTCGACGAGAACGGTGACGTCGACGTCGCCAACCCCGACGTCGTCAAGGCGTTCGAGATGCAGAAGGCCATGCTCGACGCGGGCGCGATCTCCACGATCCCCGGCGGCAGCCCCGACGACGAGCAGGCGTTCGGCGTCATCAACAGCGGCGACTACGCCGCCGTGGTGTACCCCGCCTGGTACACGTCGCGCTTCGTCGACTACATGCCCGACCTCGCCGGCGACATCGCGATCGCCCCGGCGCCCGTCGTCGAGGGCAGCGACGTCGCCACGATCGGTGGCGGCGGCACCGGCACGGCCGTCATCGAGTCCTCGCCCAAGAAGGACTTCGCGGCGGAGTGGCTCGCGTTCGCCAAGCTCTCGCCCGAGGCGAACGTCGCCGTGTGGGAGGTCCTCGGCTTCGACCCCGTCAACATGTCGGTGTGGGAGGACGAGGCCGTCACGAAGGACCCGGAGAACAAGTTCAACAAGTACTTCCGGACGAACCTGTTCGACGTGCTCAACGAGGTCAAGGACGGCATCGGCCACTTCGACGGCTTCGCGAACCCGAACCTGCCGACGCTGAACAACCTCTTCACCACCACCACCCTGACCGAGGTCTACGAGAACGGCGTCGCGCCGTCGCAGGCTCTCGAGCAGGCGCAGAAGGACCTGCAGAACCAGATCGGCCAGTAG
- a CDS encoding LacI family DNA-binding transcriptional regulator, with the protein MQDVARRAGVSNKTVSNVVNDHPHVRPETRARVQRVIAELGYRPNLSARGLRSGRTGVIGLAVPQLRQPYFAELADAVIAAAERRSLGVIIGQAGADRDHETAVLTNGLRQTDGMLFSPEHLGTEDRHLLDDVTYPLVLLGERIFGGPDDHVTMHNVEGARAAVEHLIGLGRRRIAVLGAHPDRRSGQMRPSDLRVRGYREALAVAGLPEDPRLERAVAPWLPQNGVDATRELLASGVEFDALFALNDSLAIGALRALARAGRRVPHDVAVIGFDNIGDGRFSTPSLSSVDPGREEIAETAVAMLVERIEAGPRDVRPPRLHKAAFHIVARESTGGHDDQA; encoded by the coding sequence ATGCAGGACGTCGCCCGGCGCGCCGGCGTCTCCAACAAGACGGTCTCGAACGTCGTCAACGACCACCCCCACGTGCGCCCCGAGACGCGGGCGCGCGTGCAGCGGGTCATCGCCGAGCTGGGCTACCGGCCGAACCTGTCGGCCCGGGGCCTGCGCTCCGGCAGGACCGGCGTCATCGGGCTCGCCGTGCCGCAGCTGCGGCAGCCGTACTTCGCCGAGCTCGCGGACGCCGTGATCGCCGCCGCGGAGCGGCGCAGCCTGGGCGTGATCATCGGCCAGGCCGGCGCGGACCGTGACCACGAGACCGCCGTGCTCACGAACGGCCTGCGGCAGACCGACGGCATGCTCTTCAGTCCCGAGCACCTCGGCACCGAGGACCGCCACCTCCTCGACGACGTCACCTACCCGCTCGTCCTGCTCGGCGAGCGCATCTTCGGCGGGCCCGACGACCACGTGACCATGCACAACGTCGAGGGCGCCCGCGCAGCCGTCGAGCACCTCATCGGCCTCGGCCGGCGGCGCATCGCCGTCCTCGGCGCCCACCCCGACCGGCGCAGCGGGCAGATGCGCCCGTCGGACCTGCGCGTGCGGGGCTACCGCGAGGCGCTCGCCGTGGCCGGCCTGCCGGAGGACCCGCGGCTCGAGCGCGCCGTCGCGCCCTGGCTCCCGCAGAACGGCGTGGACGCGACCCGTGAGCTGCTCGCGTCCGGCGTCGAGTTTGACGCCCTCTTCGCGCTCAACGACAGCCTCGCCATCGGTGCCCTGCGGGCGCTCGCCCGGGCCGGGCGCCGGGTGCCCCACGACGTGGCCGTCATCGGGTTCGACAACATCGGCGACGGCCGCTTCTCGACCCCCTCGCTGTCCAGCGTGGACCCGGGCCGGGAGGAGATCGCCGAGACGGCCGTCGCGATGCTCGTCGAGCGCATCGAGGCCGGGCCCCGGGACGTCCGCCCGCCCCGGCTCCACAAGGCCGCGTTCCACATCGTGGCCCGCGAGTCCACGGGCGGGCACGACGACCAGGCCTGA
- a CDS encoding DUF4097 family beta strand repeat-containing protein, producing MTATQPTHLPAPPPPAPAGPPAAPRAARARPLAVVGGVLAVLLLAYGVLQVLAWMFTRTTSATATLAATDVVELVADGEVLVTVSAVDDVRVERVARFAWGGPRYEVTSQGDRTVVRHECVESWVSSCSAALEVTVPEGTHVVVRAVDGDVRVAGPAADVEVRAADGEVEVSGARGDLDVRGRDGDVTAQGVRGGVAVELSDGDVRVTEAGGDVTVGGRDGAVVLADVGGDADVRTSDGRIEVRDVGGALTVRKRDGDVGVAQVRGDVTVQAVDGDVTVHGTGDPVALQITSNGRQRVEGATDPGAAVHVDLRTVDGDVSYLGPAA from the coding sequence GTGACCGCCACCCAGCCCACCCACCTCCCTGCGCCGCCGCCGCCGGCACCCGCCGGCCCGCCCGCCGCGCCGCGCGCGGCCCGCGCGCGGCCCCTGGCCGTCGTGGGTGGCGTGCTCGCGGTGCTCCTGCTCGCCTACGGCGTCCTGCAGGTGCTGGCGTGGATGTTCACGCGGACCACGTCGGCCACCGCGACGCTCGCGGCGACGGACGTCGTCGAGCTCGTCGCCGACGGCGAGGTCCTCGTCACCGTCTCAGCCGTGGACGACGTGCGCGTGGAGCGCGTCGCGCGGTTCGCCTGGGGCGGGCCCCGCTACGAGGTCACGTCGCAGGGCGACCGGACGGTCGTGCGGCACGAGTGCGTCGAGTCGTGGGTGTCGAGCTGCTCCGCGGCGCTGGAGGTGACGGTCCCGGAGGGCACGCACGTCGTGGTCCGCGCAGTCGACGGCGACGTCCGGGTGGCCGGGCCCGCGGCGGACGTCGAGGTGCGCGCGGCCGACGGCGAGGTCGAGGTCTCGGGTGCCCGGGGCGACCTCGACGTCCGTGGCCGCGACGGCGACGTCACGGCGCAGGGCGTGCGCGGCGGCGTCGCGGTGGAGCTCTCCGACGGTGACGTGCGCGTCACCGAGGCCGGTGGCGACGTCACGGTCGGCGGCCGCGACGGGGCCGTCGTCCTGGCCGACGTGGGCGGCGACGCCGACGTGCGAACGTCCGACGGGCGCATCGAGGTGCGCGACGTGGGCGGTGCGCTGACGGTGCGGAAACGGGACGGGGACGTGGGGGTCGCGCAGGTGCGCGGCGACGTCACGGTGCAGGCCGTCGACGGCGACGTGACGGTGCACGGGACGGGTGACCCCGTCGCGCTGCAGATCACGTCGAACGGGCGGCAGCGTGTCGAAGGGGCGACGGACCCCGGCGCCGCCGTGCACGTGGACCTGCGCACGGTCGACGGCGACGTGTCGTACCTCGGCCCTGCGGCCTGA
- a CDS encoding alpha-N-arabinofuranosidase, whose protein sequence is MQSGKLSIDPAFVVAPVNRRVFGSFVEHMGRCVYGGLYEPGHPTADEDGLRGDVMELVREMGVTAVRYPGGNFVSGYRWEDGVGPVEDRPTRLDPAWKTIETNAFGLNEFMRWARKADIEPVMAVNLGTRGIAEAVELLEYANHPKGTALSDLRVEHGAPEPHAIRTWCLGNEMDGPWQLGHKTAEEYGRLAAETARAMRQVEPDLELVACGSSGRAMATFGAWEDTVLEHTYELVDHVSAHAYYELDGDDRASFLASSVDMDKFIREVVATADAVGARLKSSKKIMISFDEWNVWYNKALTESGLPTDWTQAPRLSEDAYTVLDAVVVGSLLITLLQHSDRVAIACQAQLVNTIAPIRSEPDGPAWRQSIFHPFALTARHARGQVLDLRVDAPTLTTAKHGEVAVLDAVATHDAETGQLTVFVVNRDPAEAVAFATDLRGFGAATLTEAVLLADDDLFAANTMDEPDRVAPRPHTSAAVDGTTLRAELPPASWSMFRLQLS, encoded by the coding sequence ATGCAGAGCGGCAAGCTGTCGATCGACCCCGCCTTCGTCGTGGCCCCCGTCAACCGCCGGGTGTTCGGGTCGTTCGTCGAGCACATGGGTCGGTGCGTCTACGGCGGGCTGTACGAGCCCGGGCACCCGACCGCGGACGAGGACGGTCTGCGCGGCGACGTGATGGAGCTGGTGCGGGAGATGGGCGTCACGGCCGTGCGCTACCCGGGCGGCAACTTCGTCTCCGGGTACCGCTGGGAGGACGGCGTCGGACCCGTCGAGGACCGCCCGACGCGCCTCGACCCGGCGTGGAAGACCATCGAGACCAACGCGTTCGGCCTCAACGAGTTCATGCGCTGGGCGCGTAAGGCCGACATCGAGCCGGTCATGGCCGTGAACCTCGGCACGCGCGGCATCGCCGAGGCCGTCGAGCTGCTGGAGTACGCGAACCACCCGAAGGGCACGGCGCTGTCCGACCTGCGCGTCGAGCACGGCGCGCCCGAGCCCCACGCCATCCGCACGTGGTGCCTCGGCAACGAGATGGACGGGCCCTGGCAGCTCGGGCACAAGACGGCCGAGGAGTACGGCCGCCTGGCGGCCGAGACCGCGCGCGCGATGCGCCAGGTCGAGCCCGACCTCGAGCTCGTCGCCTGCGGGTCGTCCGGCCGCGCGATGGCGACCTTCGGCGCCTGGGAGGACACGGTCCTCGAGCACACGTACGAGCTCGTCGACCACGTGTCCGCCCACGCCTACTACGAGCTCGACGGCGACGACCGGGCCAGCTTCCTCGCCTCGTCCGTCGACATGGACAAGTTCATCCGCGAGGTCGTCGCCACGGCGGACGCGGTCGGCGCACGCCTGAAGTCGTCGAAGAAGATCATGATCTCGTTCGACGAGTGGAACGTCTGGTACAACAAGGCGCTCACCGAGTCCGGCCTGCCGACGGACTGGACGCAGGCGCCGCGGCTCAGCGAGGACGCGTACACGGTGCTCGACGCCGTGGTCGTCGGGTCGCTGCTCATCACGCTGCTGCAGCACAGCGACCGCGTCGCGATCGCGTGCCAGGCGCAGCTCGTCAACACGATCGCCCCGATCCGCTCCGAGCCCGACGGCCCGGCGTGGCGCCAGTCGATCTTCCACCCGTTCGCGCTCACGGCACGTCACGCGCGGGGCCAGGTGCTCGACCTGCGGGTGGACGCACCGACCCTCACCACCGCCAAGCACGGCGAGGTGGCGGTCCTGGACGCGGTCGCCACCCACGACGCCGAGACGGGACAGCTCACCGTGTTCGTGGTCAACCGCGACCCCGCCGAGGCCGTCGCCTTCGCCACGGACCTGCGCGGGTTCGGCGCGGCGACCCTCACGGAGGCCGTCCTGCTCGCCGACGACGACCTGTTCGCGGCCAACACGATGGACGAGCCCGACCGCGTCGCGCCGCGGCCCCACACGTCGGCCGCGGTCGACGGCACGACGCTGCGCGCGGAGCTCCCGCCGGCGTCCTGGAGCATGTTCCGGCTGCAGCTGTCCTGA